The following are encoded together in the Rhizoctonia solani chromosome 10, complete sequence genome:
- a CDS encoding Tyrosine kinase: protein MQRPAFGARRFPTRRAPHTDPYANPSTLFSHVLTLPTVTRAPNPPLETRLAALPPPPHAPQWTGLNRIQTRSLLLPTNDGFPTSPIVDLAPGSSSTIHKTVLKRPAIATLHVDGTRVTNAADVARQFAAELRVLRTVAAAGAHPNIVGFVGAIDGLGIVLEWIDGATLFERITLGRAAEDRLALSAMLEGTIPGGAVSTFRTARAVVSEQERLVWCDEVLSALCFVHSLGLTHGDINTLNVLIVPSRALHGRAFGRAKLIDFGRSTAVGKHEYPAPCARPFCAPEVTRAWDRAMRGAAVVHERRSRSKSRGRAAASGENTPRATVASRFPPSGTHTPASCTTPCTPTATSGTLPSSLDVDPPSLSSSISSVSSLSAGTQERDSSPDSPTSPDSLTSPVESASTNSKVLPIPVPRRTRPKLPQRKTLPAPPVEPTIPDGQLADAYSFGVLVLCVALGRVIEFEQPTDAYSHHSARYLPYFNPPFDTTGCPAPAHLLPTELFLYQTDPSHPDAPRVKTVASRVKKWMARWDLRKPLDESWSFGAVDGAPWRGAADLDSETEDEEDDEDAEMTVRDDSGELDAKAVEDDEDLGALGLGLEGMDEPEVGDEGYDSDDVEIHMVWG from the coding sequence ATGCAACGACCTGCGTTTGGAGCACGACGATTCCCTACCCGCCGCGCGCCTCACACCGATCCTTATGCAAATCCCTCTACGCTATTCTCTCATGTTCTTACGCTTCCAACAGTCACACGTGCCCCGAACCCCCCTCTCGAGACCCGACTAGCTGCCCTTCCGCCACCACCACATGCACCCCAATGGACTGGACTCAACCGCATTCAAACTCGGTCCCTCCTTCTCCCCACCAATGACGGTTTTCCTACCTCACCGATAGTCGATCTCGCCCCTGGCTCGAGCAGCACAATCCACAAGACAGTTCTCAAGCGACCTGCGATCGCAACGCTTCATGTCGACGGCACGCGAGTCACCAACGCCGCCGACGTCGCTCGCCAATTTGCCGCCGAGCTCCGTGTCTTGCGCACCGTAGCTGCAGCAGGCGCACATCCGAACATTGTCGGATTTGTAGGTGCGATCGACGGACTTGGGATTGTCCTAGAATGGATCGATGGAGCAACCTTATTTGAACGAATTACCCTGGGTCGGGCGGCCGAAGACAGACTAGCGCTCAGCGCCATGCTCGAGGGTACCATTCCTGGAGGGGCCGTTTCGACGTTCAGAACAGCCAGAGCAGTTGTGTCGGAGCAGGAACGACTGGTCTGGTGCGACGAAGTACTTTCAGCCCTTTGCTTCGTTCACTCTCTCGGTCTTACCCATGGCGATATCAACACACTCAACGTCCTCATTGTTCCCTCACGGGCTTTGCATGGACGTGCCTTTGGCCGTGCCAAATTAATCGATTTTGGGCGTAGTACCGCAGTTGGCAAACATGAATACCCGGCACCTTGCGCTCGCCCGTTTTGTGCACCCGAGGTGACGAGGGCATGGGATCGAGCGATGCGGGGCGCCGCAGTCGTACATGAGCGGCGAAGTCGAAGCAAAAGCCGAGGTCGCGCGGCCGCAAGCGGCGAGAATACGCCACGGGCCACCGTTGCCTCGCGGTTTCCACCCTCGGGCACTCATACTCCAGCCTCCTGCACCACCCCGTGCACTCCTACGGCCACGTCCGGGACACTCCCATCCAGCCTTGATGTCGATCCGCCATCATTGTCTTCGTCTATTTCCTCCGTTTCATCCCTGTCGGCCGGAACCCAAGAACGCGACTCTTCACCCGATTCACCTACCTCACCCGATTCGCTTACCTCACCGGTCGAATCTGCTAGCACAAACTCAAAGGTTCTCCCCATACCCGTTCCGCGCCGTACGAGACCAAAGCTGCCTCAGCGTAAAACTTTACCCGCCCCGCCGGTAGAACCAACCATCCCGGACGGACAGCTTGCAGACGCATATAGCTTTGGTGTACTCGTACTATGCGTCGCCCTCGGTCGTGTAATCGAGTTTGAACAACCCACAGACGCGTACTCCCACCATTCGGCTCGATATCTCCCCTATTTTAACCCTCCGTTCGATACCACCGGATGCCCGGCACCAGCTCACCTTCTCCCCACGGAGCTATTCCTGTACCAAACCGATCCCTCGCACCCTGACGCACCACGGGTCAAGACTGTCGCGAGCCGAGTGAAGAAATGGATGGCGCGATGGGACTTGCGTAAGCCTCTCGACGAGTCGTGGTCGTTTGGCGCCGTCGATGGAGCCCCGTGGCGCGGGGCTGCTGACCTCGATAGCGAAAcggaggacgaggaggatgACGAGGATGCGGAGATGACGGTTCGTGACGATTCGGGCgagcttgacgcaaaggctGTGGAGGATGATGAAGACCTTGGAGCTTTGGGTCTGGGTCTGGAAGGGATGGACGAACCCGAAGTTGGTGATGAAGGGTACGACTCGGATGACGTTGAGATTCACATGGTGTGGGGttga
- a CDS encoding YAP/Alf4/glomulin family protein, producing MSDNYWVSRAKGSDDATHIIREALEKSLCESRLHEFNEELKQLVSDDGYGQILESTPLELIPILLLASDSIETSPHPLKNTYELIARYGSPKEILLVVQESLDVLLQEAKELENEEESASSTPAQIVWKLLRLIEMSTLAFPRLVPRKRSAPETAIPIVQHIRNSLGILGTLIDPNEPVSREVVEACIGLGYSLLGWFDVVGSKADEVAECKMTLENLLRVAVAECLSDNQVMRDYNNFLHRVRIAGLDFTPIRFPEPSSKMTGSASRQLTGLSEALRHPRWRQTALGAINDCILGGLYEDQILEEDIATEIIPPARDDPFASQLLLEEYNPILLQSPVLEEKEAEGLKFVDTQEMNRLVEVLGFFYVLFARDGKNLTVVPLTKITCEQEPVLEDPSLYFAMRSISVSLERIEEIISRIES from the exons ATGTCAGACAATTATTGGGTGAGCAGAGCCAAAGGATCGGATGATGCG ACCCATATCATCCGCGAAGCCCTGGAAAAAAGTCTTTGCGAAAGCAGATTGCATGAATTTAACGAAGAACTGAAGCAACTTGTTAGTGATGATGGATATGGC CAAATCCTCGAATCTACACCGCTTGAGCTAATTCCTATCCTTCTCTTGGCCAGTGATTCGATTGAAACCTCCCCACACCCACTAAAGAACACATATGAACTAATTGCTCGATATGGAAGTCCCAAAGAGATCCTGCTGGTCGTACAGGAGTCACTCGATGTACTTTTGCAGGAGGCTAAAGAACTAGAGAACGAAGAAGAATCTGCGAGCTCAACGCCAGCGCAAATTGTCTGGAAGCTACTAAGGCTAATCGAGATGAGTACTTTGG CCTTTCCTCGTCTGGTTCCTCGAAAACGCTCGGCTCCAGAGACGGCAATCCCTATAGTACAGCATATACGAAACTCGCTTGGAATCCTGGGGACACTCATCGATCCAAATGAACCGGTATCTCGAGAGGTAGTAGAGGCATGTATCGGGCTAGGGTATTCGTTGCTTGGATGGTTCGATGTGGTGGGTTCTAAAGCGGATGAAGTTGCTGAGTGCAAG ATGACTTTAGAGAACCTGTTACGCGTTGCGGTCGCCGAATGT TTATCCGACAATCAGGTCATGCGAGATTACAACAATTTCTTACATCGAGTACGA ATTGCAGGCCTAGACTTCACGCCCATTCGTTTTCCAGAACCCAGCTCCAAAATGACTGGCA GCGCTTCGAGGCAGCTTACAGGCCTTTCGGAAGCATTACGCCACCCTAGGTGGCGTCAAACTGCGCTTGGCGCAATCAATGATTGCATCCTTGGTGGCCTGTACGAGGACCAAATCTTGGAAGAGGATATCGCGACCGAAATCATACCT CCGGCTAGGGATGATCCGTTTGCGAGTCAGCTATTGCTGGAAGAGTACAATCCGATCCTGCTCCAGAGCCCTGTTTTAGAAGAAAAAGAGGCTGAAGGGCTCAAGTTTGTCGATACGCAAGAAATGAATCGTCTTGTGGAAGTATTAGGGTTCTTCTACGTTTTGTTTGCAAGGGACGGAAAAAACCTG ACCGTGGTACCCTTGACCAAAATCACTTGCGAGCAGGAACCCGTTTTGGAAGACCCAAGTCTGTATTTTGCTATGAGGTCGATTTCGGTCTCATTGGAACGGATTGAGGAGATTATTTCAAGGATAGAAAGTTGA
- a CDS encoding CAP-Gly domain protein: MAPATTPPQVPRSSKILLYALEVATETWQNDLKVLFDQAKFRYADIVWDRTDDNGHHIDEIWGHKAIIDARASLLFQKKYFSSRAMKESSLHPMHHSPHDQDSPQILKLPLASDGTLFRVPEVIDSSLFLYELEYLYTGRGMWNLIQFLSDPSTELGLTQIPEPSLEEKELKRLRQDLLNMWSHQLHSDIRITIKAMGDSSSSGQITFSAHRFILVSRVPYFRSLMSAPYAPIEHGTYSKNIISLSLPSPPFTPSSLYLSLGFIYSGTMAFKDCDWDLKTVFDVIRSAKYLGLDTLKNEARAWIIEGMMHGLFRAYLPTDEYEWEVKGKWGTGGCECDECQRRAPRVLEHAMKEDIRDLALERGAQRALVNMYGEGWVTPEFLELPLELKEMLSKTLEQQITTRNIIPLLVATQAGLNKLASNSESPAEEVKQLMHQVRRKIDAVTCNNLDDLLEQPEWISLLESDTAGFPDVEKFDLVLKSIRRGWTAKNVGRVYQTLVSSVLLRPGSTPGTAFLSTDSMLRASVELLRKDAIEWIARHRKQMSGCFKGLERWVLKEIGGELEMLAENSALSESPSVSTLQKETQALLITPNSGLDSDAKSTNTHSLRKKLSKLALSSISTVNHKQRSENASSWVIVEEQPHKQAPDDSLPPFDDIARPKNNQKNDFAGSSPTSISAGASTSKSITVGESKEPIPGDVPISKVMSINDVVSHLVARGCQDMANDVDRMVSPWMGRGNLPRYLEQTPDADRYNLCAQICDGLWYIHQSGIIHGDLKGVNVLVSDDGLPVLIDFGNSLHLSRSLKFTRTTSSSSLTVRWAAAELIIGSITTPNEASDVYALGMEALAGTIPYNGKNEPNIMYLVTTKREPPERPNTDWAKRRRQTMENASSLLVI; the protein is encoded by the exons ATGGCTCCCGCTACAACACCTCCGCAGGTTCCTCGTTCTTCAAAAATTCTCTTATACGCGCTCGAAGTAGCCACAGAAACATGGCAGAATGATCTGAAAGTTCTATTTGACCAGGCAAAGTTCCGGTATGCGGACATTGTTTGGGATAGAACAGACGATAATGGGCATCACATAGATGAGATATGGGGGCACAAAG CAATCATTGATGCTCGAGCTTCATTATTGTTTCAGAAGAAGTATTTCTCGTCCCGGGCAATGAAAGAGTCTAGTCTTCATCCAATGCACCATTCACCTCATGATCAGGACTCGCCGCAGATACTGAAGCTTCCTTTGGCCAGTGATGGTACATTGTTCCGTGTACCAGAGGTCATAGACTCAAGCTTATTCCTATATGAGCTTGAGTATCTCTATACTGGAAGGGGCATGTGGAATTTAATTCAATTTTTGTCTGATCCATCGACTGAACTCGGTCTGACGCAAATTCCAGAGCCATCGCTAGAAGAAAAAGAGTTGAAGAGATTGCGCCAAGATTTGCTAAATATGTGGTCACATCAATTGCACAGTGATATCCGG ATAACGATCAAGGCCATGGGGGACTCCTCAAGCAGCGGCCAAATTACCTTCTCCGCTCATCGATTTATCCTTGTCTCCCGCGTCCCCTACTTCCGTTCCTTAATGTCTGCACCGTATGCTCCAATTGAGCATGGCACGTATTCTAAAAACATTATATCACTAAGCCTCCCTTCCCCTCCCTTCACGCCTTCATCGCTTTATTTGTCGCTCGGATTTATTTATAGTGGTACCATGGCATTCAAGGACTGCGACTGGGACCTCAAAACTGTCTTTGATGTCATTCGATCCGCAAAGTATTTGGGGCTCGATACGCTCAAGAACGAAGCTCGGGCATGGATTATTGAAGGGATGATGCATGGACTATTTCGCGCATATCTTCCAACCGATGAATACGAATGGGAAGTCAAAGGAAAGTGGGGTACTGGAGGTTGCGAGTGCGACGAATGTCAAAGGCGTGCACCTCGGGTGCTAGAGCACGCGATGAAAGAAGATATACGGGATCTTGCACTCGAGCGCGGGGCCCAGCGTGCCTTGGTAAACATGTACGGAGAAGGATGGGTAACACCAGAGTTTTTGGAACTACCTCTAGAATTGAAGGAAATGCTCTCCAAGACCCTCGAGCAGCAAATAACGACCCGAAATATTATCCCCCTTTTAGTTGCAACTCAAGCCGGTCTCAATAAACTTGCCTCTAATTCAGAGTCTCCTGCCGAAGAAGTCAAACAACTCATGCACCAAGTAAGGCGAAAAATTGACGCAGTTACATGCAACAATCTGGACGATCTCCTTGAACAGCCCGAGTGGATTAGCTTGCTCGAGAGCGACACTGCAGGGTTCCCTGATGTGGAAAAGTTCGATCTAGTCCTCAAGTCAATTAGGCGTGGGTGGACGGCTAAGAATGTCGGGCGCGTTTACCAA ACATTGGTTTCCTCCGTTTTGTTGCGCCCAGGCTCAACACCCGGAACAGCATTTCTCTCTACAGACTCTATGCTACGAGCTAGTGTCGAGTTGTTGCGAAAAGACGCCATTGAATGGATTGCGAGACACCGTAAACAGATGTCGGGCTGCTTTAAGGGCCTAGAGAGATGGGTGTTGAAAGAAATCGGTGGTG AGCTCGAGATGCTCGCCGAAAATAGCGCCTTATCCGAGTCTCCTTCCGTTTCCACCTTACAAAAGGAGACTCAAGCGCTCCTTATCACTCCCAACTCAGGTTTAGATTCGGACGCCAAATCGACAAACACACATTCGCTTCGCAAAAAGCTCTCTAAATTGGCGTTGAGCTCGATATCTACGGTCAATCATAAGCAGAGAAGTGAAAACGCCTCAAGCTGGGTAATCGTTGAAGAACAGCCCCATAAACAAGCACCAGATGATTCGCTCCCTCCGTTTGATGATATAGCTCGACCCAAGAATAATCAGAAAAATGACTTTGCTGGGAGTAGCCCTACAAGTATAAGCGCGGGCGCAAGCACAAGCAAGAGCATAACTGTTGGTGAAAGTAAAGAACCAATACCCGGCGATGTCCCAATAAGCAAGGTTATG AGTATCAACGATGTAGTCTCACATTTGGTGGCTCGTGGATGCCAGGATATGGCTAATGATGTCGATC GAATGGTGTCTCCCTGGATGGGAAGAGGCAATTTGCCTCGTTACTTGGAACAAACGCCGGATGCGGATCGATATAATTTG TGCGCCCAAATATGCGACGGGCTATGGTACATACATCAAAGCGGAATT ATTCACGGCGATTTGAAAGGG GTCAACGTCCTTGTTTCTGACGACGGTCTTCCTGTTCTCATTGACTTTGGCAACTCTCTTCACCTGAGCCGGTCATTGAAGTTTACGCGCACAACGAGTAGTAGTTCATTGACTGTGCGATGGGCT GCTGCAGAACTTATAATTGGGTCGATCACTACCCCAAATGAAGCATCAGACGTATATGCACTTGGAATG GAAGCGTTGGCGGGGACCATTCCATACAACGGCAAGAACGAACCCAATATAATGTATCTCGTGACCACAAAACGTGAGCCCCCGGAAAGACCCAATACCGACTGGGCGAAAAGACGCAGACAAACTATGGAAAACGCTTCTTCGCTGTTGGTCATTTGA
- a CDS encoding glycoside hydrolase family 15 protein: MRQRRALFWASILSGAGAWWWHKRTFQEANSALGLSVPTWPTTEADTFQKSQYSISKAGILANIGPNGSKDQGAYKGVVIASPSKEDPDYVYTWTRDSALVYKLLVDQYVSGRDNSLLQGIYDWIASQRRLQQVTNPSGTVSAGGLGEPKFHINETEFTGSWGRPQRDGPALRATTFITFANDQLGKNKKSYVQSIWPAIKLDLDYVAQFWNASGYDLWEEVYGSSFFTLAASHRSLRQGAALATKLGYAPLAKTYTTQAANVLCFLQSFWDPTGSYIISNINSADGRTGLDVNSILTSVHNFDPEAGCDVDTFQPCSDRALRNHKAVVDSFRSIYAINGNYSKSEGVAVGRYAEDVYYNGNPWYLATFAAAEQLYYATYQWIKIGKIEITSLSLPFFQQIYPTAKVGSYSVVSKDGLGILFAVRNYADQFVVVNKKFVGPKGGLAEQFDRATGLPTSAVDLTWSYASAITAFDARSFKLPESWGAKGLNPPTGTCQAQPIPKVAVTFNLVSDSTNAYVVGQLAELGVWDPAKAVQLQGTSPNWSVTVQLPIASTFEFKFIRKNADGSIWWESDPNLSRSASSVFRETVIASSPGQSVSYMVSSEPSPSTPSTMTSATTISNESSNVNGWSEFPTLHDSNAARSTANARDDHPAPVSKKKWVPIPAAEMQAALDQARPPRSHSHSHSRTSSRRNSPGDLRRPRRLPDDPHRRRSGFNTPTNNLTQPTTPAPSQPLIKRKSPTLSEPVTAVRPIPTPSTCTRFGTIDRPTSPPLDSEPHNHPHPKQYGSYGVAVGVPLPERMARRQAARCSTSTLNDIEDDWTSDGRWNFGLLGSFDRRAPLPRVPQHSPIHPPRARGARGRGTMSRGYRGRGGGAYGYRNSPADSEYAVLPPVPPMGPYNPYEYHRGTCPPSPPCGSPIPLRNLPPPAHPYYVLGQLEYYFSIQNMCQDLYLRQQMDSQGWIPISTIASFNRLRKLTDFNLVRDTMHMSSLVEISPDGEKARMSHGGWAQFVLPGAQAGDAQVGSSSAQGVPAVQTTGELGLGLVGVEQTKQNSRNKSSTLNPS, encoded by the exons ATGCGCCAGCGCCGAGCACTGTTCTGGGCCTCTATTCTCTCAGGGGCGGGAGCATGGTGGTGGCACAAGCGAACGTTCCAAGAAGCCAA TTCGGCACTCGGACTTTCGGTCCCCACGTGGCCCACGACCGAGGCCGACACATTCCAGAAATCGCAGTACTCGATTTCCAAGGCTGGGATTCTGGCCAATATCGGTCCGAACGGGTCTAAAGACCAAGGAGCATACAAGGGAGTCGTGATCGCCAGCCCGTCCAAGGAGGATCCCGACTATGTCTATAC GTGGACCCGCGATTCAGCATTGGTGTACAAGCTCCTCGTCGATCAGTACGTCTCGGGCCGGGACAACTCGCTCCTCCAGGGGATCTACGACTGGATCGCGAGTCAGAGGCGGTTGCAGCAGGTGACGAACCCTTCGGGGACTGTGAGCGCCGGAGGACTGGGAGAGCCCAAGTTTCATATCAACGAGACTGAGTTTACCG GGTCGTGGGGAAGGCCGCAACGTGATGGCCCCGCACTACGAGCAACGACATTTATTACGTTTGCGAATGATCAACTGGGGAAGAACAAAAAGTCGTATGTGCAGAGCATTTGGCCGGCGATTAAACTCGACCTGGACTATGTCGCTCAGTTCTGGAATGCG TCTGGGTACGACTTGTGGGAAGAAGTCTACGGCTCGTCGTTCTTTACGCTCGCGGCTTCCCATAGGTCTTTACGCCAGGGTGCGGCGCTAGCGACCAAGCTCGGATACGCACCTCTTGCAAAGACGTACACGACCCAAGCCGCAAACGTGCTATGCTTCCTCCAA TCATTCTGGGACCCGACTGGCTCGTACATCATCTCCAACATCAACTCGGCCGACGGTCGAACGGGGCTCGACGTCAACTCGATCCTGACGTCGGTGCACAACTTTGATCCCGAGGCCGGGTGCGATGTGGATACGTTCCAGCCGTGCTCGGACCGGGCGCTGAGGAACCATAAAGCGGTGGTGGATTCGTTTAGGAGTATATATGCGATCAACGGGAATTATTCCAAGTCCGAGGGTGTGGCGGTTGGACGGTACGCAGAGGATGTGTATTATAATGGGAAC CCATGGTACCTTGCGACGTTTGCAGCGGCCGAGCAGTTGTACTATGCGACGTACCAATGGATCAAAATTGGCAAGATCGAAATCACGTCGCTCTCTCTTCCGTTTTTCCAGCAAATCTACCCCACGGCCAAAGTGGGGTCGTATTCCGTCGTATCCAAGGACGGACTCGGTATTCTCTTTGCGGTCCGGAACTACGCAGACCAGTTTGTGGTGGTGAACAAGAAATTCGTGGGTCCCAAGGGCGGACTGGCCGAACAGTTTGATCGCGCGACGGGGTTGCCGACGTCGGCTGTGGACTTGACATGGTCCTATGCGAGCGCAATCACCGCGTTTGACGCGCGGTCGTTCAAGTTGCCCGAATCGTGGGGTGCCAAAGGTCTGAACCCGCCCACTGGGACATGCCAAGCGCAGCCGATTCCCAAGGTAGCGGTGACATTCAACCTCGTCTCTGATTCCACCAACGCGTACGTGGTGGGACAGTTGGCGGAGCTGGGAGTGTGGGATCCGGCCAAGGCAGTTCAATTGCAGGGCACGAGTCCGAACTGGAGTGTGACTGTCCAGTTGCCGATTGCGAGCACGTTCGAGTTCAAGTTTATTCGTAAAAACGCAGACGGGAGTATTTGGTGGGAGTCGGACCCGAATTTGAG TCGCTCTGCATCTTCGGTTTTTCGCGAAACCGTTATAGCAAGCAGCCCCGGGCAGTCGGTG TCATATATGGTCTCGAGTGAGCCGTCTCCGAGCACGCCCTCGACCATGACGAGTGCCACGACGATTTCCAACGAGAGCTCGAACGTGAACGGATGGAGCGAGTTTCCGACGCTGCACGACTCGAATGCGGCGAGGAGCACAGCGAACGCGAGAGACGACCACCCAGCGCCCGTGTCGAAAAAGA AGTGGGTGCCGATCCCTGCCGCAGAGATGCAGGCCGCGCTAGACCAGGCGCGTCCCCCTCGGTCTCATTCGCACTCCCACTCACGCACTTCCTCTCGACGCAACAGTCCCGGAGATCTCCGACGCCCACGACGATTGCCCGACGATCCCCACCGACGCCGCTCTGGCTTCAACACGCCCACCAACAATCTCACTCAGCCCACGACCCCTGCTCCCTCCCAGCCCCTCATCAAGCGCAAGTCTCCGACACTAAGCGAGCCTGTTACGGCCGTACGTCCTATTCCCACTCCATCCACTTGCACGCGCTTTGGCACAATCGATCGTCCCACCAGCCCCCCTCTCGACTCGGAACCACACAACCATCCGCACCCTAAACAATACGGCTCCTACGGTGTCGCTGTCGGTGTTCCCTTGCCCGAACGCATGGCCCGCAGACAGGCTGCACGATGTTCGACTTCTACTCTGAACGACATTGAAGACGACTGGACCAGCGACGGTCGATGGAACTTTGGTCTCCTCGGATCATTCGATCGTCGTGCCCCCTTACCCAGAGTCCCCCAACACTCACCCATACACCCTCCACGCGCACGTGGTGCTCGAGGCCGAGGCACCATGTCCAGGGGCTATCGAGGTCGCGGAGGCGGGGCTTACGGCTACCGAAACTCACCTGCCGACTCGGAATATGCCGTCTTACCACCCGTGCCTCCCATGGGCCCCTACAACCCGTACGAGTACCACCGTGGTACATGCCCGCCGTCCCCCCCATGTGGCTCCCCTATCCCCCTCCGCAACCTGCCCCCACCGGCGCACCC GTACTATGTTCTCGGCCAGCTCGAATATTACTTCAGTATCCAGAACATGTGTCAGGATTTGTATTTGCGCCAGCAG ATGGACTCCCAAGGATGGATTCCCATCTCCACAATCGCCTCGTTCAATCGTCTCCGAAAACTCACCGATTTCAATCTTGTCCGCGACACTATGCACATGTCCTCGCTTGTCGAGATCTCCCCCGATGGCGAAAAGGCAAGGATGTCCCATGGAGGCTGGGCCCAGTTTGTCTTGCCCGGTGCGCAAGCCGGCGACGCTCAAGTCGGCTCGTCCAGTGCGCAGGGTGTACCGGCGGTGCAAACTACGGGTGAACTGGGTCTGGGACTAGTCGGGGTCGAACAGACCAAGCAGAACAGCCGGAATAAATCAAGTACATTAA ACCCTAGCTAA